The nucleotide sequence AGCTTCACCTGACCTTTGGGCAGCGTAAGCAGCAGGCTGTCTTGCTTGAGGCGGCGGTCCAGGATACCCACCCGCTTGCCATTCACGAACACCAACCCATAGTCGCGCAAGTCTTTGATCTTGAGCATGCTGGTACTGCCTCCTGGTACGGTGGCACGGTAGAGCACGTAGCCGTAGGCCTGGTTGAGGTCTTCGAACGTGAGCGGAGTGGCGTTTGCTTTAGGGGCGGGCAGCACGTCAAACAGGCTTACTGCTTGCGTGAGCTGCACTGCGGGCAGCGTGATGGTGGGCTTGGCTGCTGGCACGGCAGGTAGCTTCACGCCTGCCGGCAAGTGCTTCTGAATCACCTGCCTAAAAGCCATGAACTTGGGGGTAGCGTTGCCAGCCTCGTCGAGCGGGGCATCGTAGTCGTAGCTGCTGATCTGGGGCTCGTAGGCGACGGTGTCGCTGAAGTTGGCGCCGTTCATGAAGCCGCGTGTGGTGCCGCCATGAAACATATACATGTTGATGGAGAGGCCCGCGGCCAGCACCGTATCCAGGCGGCCCGTGTACTGGGCGGCGGGCACGGTATGGTGCGGGGCGCCCCACCAGTCAAACCAAGCCGGATACCACTCGGCAATGAAATAGGGCCCCTTGCCGCCGTGGTTGGTGCGCACAATTTTCTTCACCTCCTCGGGTTTGTCGAGGCCATTGACGGCGGGCAACAGACCGGGCAGGTGTCCCTGGGCCACCTTGGCAGCCGGGTCGCAGGTGTAAAGCAGCCCATCGAAACCGGCTTCCAGGAACAGCTTGCGGTTAAGCTCCAAGTACTCTTTGTCGCTGGCGTAGAAGCCGTACTCGTTTTCCACTTGCACCATGAGCACGGGCCCGCCGTGGTTGACTTGCAACGGCGCCAGCTGCTTGCCTACGGCCTGGATATACGCCCGGTACTCGGCCAGAAACGCCGGCGACTTGCTGCGCACCACCAAGCCTTTTTCGTTTTGCAGCCAGTACGGGTAGCCGCCAAATTCCCACTCGGCGCACACGTAGGGGCTGGGCCGCAACACCACCCACAGTCCTTCTTCCTGGGCCATTCGCACGAAGGCAGCAATATCATTATTGCCGCTGAAATCGAACTTACCTTTCTCGGGTTCGTGCAGGTTCCAGAACACGTAGGTACCAATCGTGTTCAGGCCCATGGCCCGGGCCATCTTCATGCGGGCCCGCCAGGCTTCGCGCGGCACCCGGGGGTAGTGCAGCTCGCCCGATATCATCTGGAACGGCTTGCCATCGAGCAGGAAGTTTTCGTCGCCGAGGGCGAAGGTGTGCGTTGCAACTTGCGCAGTTGCTGGTGCGGGTTGTAGCACCAAGCTCAAAAAGACGAATACGAGCAGACCAAGATGTCGCATGATGAAGAAGAAAGGATCAGGTAGTTAAAAGGGGATAGAAATTCGCAATCGTTTGCGCAGGCTAGGCACGGGAATGCCCCTATGCGTAGTAGTGGAGGTACTCTTGAAAAAGCGAGTGGGCAATACAGCGAGCGGCGCCTGGTACTAGGCAGGCTAATAGCGCTGGTTGCGGGGGCCGATAAGATGACTGCTGGCGAGCAGTGCGAGCCCCTTGTTTGGTGGACCCTAAAGTACCGGACTCCATCGGGCTACAGCAGGGGGATTTCCACAAAAAAGCAGGGGCAAATTGGTCTGTTCCGCCCTCAAAACAGGATTCTTCCGGCTGATAGTTGAATAAACTAGGGGTTTTTAGTCGAAAAAAGGGGTAAATTGGTCTGCGCTTGAAAAGTATGCTTGTCTGTAAGCTGCGTTTTCTCGGCCAACCGTCTTGTCTGATAGCTCAACTGTTATGGCTATAATAGATGAGCCCGTTAGGCCGAAAAAGGCGCACATTTTCCTTTGCTTTTACACCCCGCATGGGGTTGAATACCTAGTTCTATGAAATGGTCGATTGCCTCGGTCTGCTGTCTGTTTCTCTTGGCGTTGACGGGCCAGGTCGGCTGGGCGCAGAGCACGCCCGGGGAATTTCGGTTCGAGCATCTCACCGTCAACAATGGCCTCTCGCACAGCGACGCCATGGCCGTTGTGCAGGACAGTGCCGGCTTCCTCTGGATTGGTACCAACCGGGGTATCAACCGCTACGACGGCTACGACCTCAAGCAGTATTCTTTGCCCGTAAACTCCTCGAACGGCTTGTCTGGCAACCGGGTCCGGGCGTTCCACGTCGGGCGGAACGGGCGCTTGTGGGCGGGCGCGGAAAGCAGCGGCCTTAGCTTCTACGACGCCGACCACGACCGTTTTCAGCACCTGCGCGAGCAGGACGTACCCCTTCTGTACCGGCCGCTGGCCCGCCAGCTTGCCCAAGCCGACGTGGTAGTCATTGCCTCCGACCCGTACGGGCGCCTGTGGGTGGGCACCCAGCACCGCGGCATTTTCGTGCTGGGGTTTGATGCCCAAGGCAAGCTGACGCACCTGCGCCAAGTGCCACTCGCAGAAGACAACTACACCAACTACCAGGTGATGAGCTTGGTGGTAGCGCCGGAAAACCAGGTGTGGGTGGGCACCCTCGGGGCGGGCCTCCGCCTCGTTGAAGCGGGTGCCACGCTACCCGCTACGCTAGCGGCTCGCCGGGCACCGCTGGGCTTCGCCACCGTGCGGGCCGTACACCTAGACAGCCGGGGCGACCTATGGATTGGCACCAACCACCAAGTGCTTTGGGTGGCCCGCACGGACCGCCTGCGGGCGCGCAACCTCGCTGCCCATCCCCTACCCCAAGCCTGCCGCGACATTCATGCCCTGCGCCTCGACTCATTTGGGCGGCTGTGGGTGGGCACCGACTACGGTTTGTATGTGTGGCAGGCCGGGGCCGTAACGGGCAGTACGCCTCCCGTGCAGCCCACCAAGCCCACCCTGTTTTTGCCGGTGGGCGGCGACCCATTCAGCCTCCAATCCGAGCGGGTGCATCAGCTGTTCGAAGACCGCAACCAGGTGATGTGGCTGGCCGCTTCCGCCGGGGGCCTCAACAAAGTGGATTTGCGCCAAAAGCCGTTCGGGCAGTTGCAACGCCAGCTTACCGGCCAGTCTTCGCTGCCCAACAACTACGTCAACGCCATCTATAAAGACGAAGCCAACAACCAGCTCTGGATAGGTACCCGCAACGGCTTCTCGTGCTATGACTTAGCCCGCAAAACGTACCGCAACTACCTGAGCTGGCAGCAGTCCGGTGACGTGACCGGCGTGGATGTGTCGGCGGTTACGCAAGCCTCCGACGGCACGCTGTGGCTGGGGTCGCGCACCCACGGGCTGTACACGTTGAGGCGGTCGGCCGGAGCAGAAAAGCTTGAAAACCTCAAGGCCCTGTCCAAGCAGCCCGACAAGGCGGCGACGAGCATTGAAAGCGTGGTAGAAGACCAGTACCGCACCATGTGGGTGGCCACCTTCAATGCCGGCTTGGCGCGCTTCAACCAGGCCGGCGAGCTATTGCAAACCTACCGCGTAGCCACGGGCCTACCCACCGAACATTTCACGTACCTGCTCTACGACCAAAAGAAAGACGTGCTCTGGGCTAGCACCCGCGACGCAGGCTTGCTTAAGCTGCGCGTAACGGCCGACTCCTTGGTGCTGCTCAAGCACTTCCAGTACAACAAGCACGACGTCAACAGCCTGAGCATCAACTACACGTGGCCACTGCTGCAAGACCGCCAGGGCACTCTTTGGATTGGAACTATCGGCGGCGGGCTGCACCAGTTGGTCACCGACCAGCAAGGCCGGGAAACCATTCGGCGCTGCAGCCAATGGATGCCGGAAACCGACGTGGAAAGTATTCTGGCCGATGAAGACGGCCACCTCTGGATTGGCGGCACCGGCCTCTACCGCGTTACGCCCGCCACCCGCCACTACCTGCGCTACGACGTGGCCGACGGTCTGCAAAGCAACGCTTTCAAAATCGGGGCCGCCTGCCGGGCCCAGGACAGTACCTTATATTTTGGGGGCATCAACGGCATCAGCTATTTCAAGCCGCGTGCTATCCAAACCAACCCGTTTCCGCCAGTGGTGCGCATCACGGGCTTGCGCATTGCCAACAAGTCGGTGGCCGTGGGCGAAACCATCAATGGGCGCGTCTTGCTAACTAAAGACTTTGCGCGGCCCCAAACCGTAGCTATCCGCGACGACGAAAACGATTTCACAGTGGAGTTTGTGGGTCT is from Hymenobacter tibetensis and encodes:
- a CDS encoding two-component regulator propeller domain-containing protein, translated to MKWSIASVCCLFLLALTGQVGWAQSTPGEFRFEHLTVNNGLSHSDAMAVVQDSAGFLWIGTNRGINRYDGYDLKQYSLPVNSSNGLSGNRVRAFHVGRNGRLWAGAESSGLSFYDADHDRFQHLREQDVPLLYRPLARQLAQADVVVIASDPYGRLWVGTQHRGIFVLGFDAQGKLTHLRQVPLAEDNYTNYQVMSLVVAPENQVWVGTLGAGLRLVEAGATLPATLAARRAPLGFATVRAVHLDSRGDLWIGTNHQVLWVARTDRLRARNLAAHPLPQACRDIHALRLDSFGRLWVGTDYGLYVWQAGAVTGSTPPVQPTKPTLFLPVGGDPFSLQSERVHQLFEDRNQVMWLAASAGGLNKVDLRQKPFGQLQRQLTGQSSLPNNYVNAIYKDEANNQLWIGTRNGFSCYDLARKTYRNYLSWQQSGDVTGVDVSAVTQASDGTLWLGSRTHGLYTLRRSAGAEKLENLKALSKQPDKAATSIESVVEDQYRTMWVATFNAGLARFNQAGELLQTYRVATGLPTEHFTYLLYDQKKDVLWASTRDAGLLKLRVTADSLVLLKHFQYNKHDVNSLSINYTWPLLQDRQGTLWIGTIGGGLHQLVTDQQGRETIRRCSQWMPETDVESILADEDGHLWIGGTGLYRVTPATRHYLRYDVADGLQSNAFKIGAACRAQDSTLYFGGINGISYFKPRAIQTNPFPPVVRITGLRIANKSVAVGETINGRVLLTKDFARPQTVAIRDDENDFTVEFVGLNYATPNKHHYAYQLVGYNKGWVEAAPRQRAATFANLQPGHYTFLVKASNGDGLWSKQPARLQFTVLPPWWKSWWAYMLYGLALVGALWVYRQVTLAQQQLKSKLALEKFRVEKEKELTDLKLSFFTNVSHELRTPLTLILGPMEELLTAAHRFTGLKDSIVLMHKQTRKLLDLVNQLLDFRKVEAGQVPLRAARADIVGFLTEIFLIFKLKAEERQLTYTLLAPSEPVELYFDQGKLEIVLTNLLSNAFKYTREQGSITVTATVVGDPASPAVFGATGLDNNYLEIKVIDQGIGMEASELANIFDAYYQASQTETLRMMGTGIGLSLVKQFVERHLGEITVESEVEQGATFTVRLPFGHQHLALTDLEPAASHAEPTFHTPASQLATPAAEHLPEPLEEPRTSTRRLLIVEDNSDVRHYLELLFNSEYDVSVAADGVEGWELAQVLLPDLVISDIMMPGSTGLELCQKIKQHPQTLHIPVVLLTARTAAVHELEGMEMGADDYVSKPFNPKILHAKVSAILRNRCKLREFYERQILLEPTEITIPEVDQQFLEKAMHVVEHNLADCDFNVQVLIREMGMSQSFFYRRIKSLTGRSVVEFIRDVRMKRAAQLLASTPLRVSDVAYQVGVQDLKHFRTVFHKLYGMTPSEYAKQHRGSEHIDQLSY
- a CDS encoding glycoside hydrolase family 35 protein, which translates into the protein MRHLGLLVFVFLSLVLQPAPATAQVATHTFALGDENFLLDGKPFQMISGELHYPRVPREAWRARMKMARAMGLNTIGTYVFWNLHEPEKGKFDFSGNNDIAAFVRMAQEEGLWVVLRPSPYVCAEWEFGGYPYWLQNEKGLVVRSKSPAFLAEYRAYIQAVGKQLAPLQVNHGGPVLMVQVENEYGFYASDKEYLELNRKLFLEAGFDGLLYTCDPAAKVAQGHLPGLLPAVNGLDKPEEVKKIVRTNHGGKGPYFIAEWYPAWFDWWGAPHHTVPAAQYTGRLDTVLAAGLSINMYMFHGGTTRGFMNGANFSDTVAYEPQISSYDYDAPLDEAGNATPKFMAFRQVIQKHLPAGVKLPAVPAAKPTITLPAVQLTQAVSLFDVLPAPKANATPLTFEDLNQAYGYVLYRATVPGGSTSMLKIKDLRDYGLVFVNGKRVGILDRRLKQDSLLLTLPKGQVKLEILVENLGRINFGKYLLQNRKGITEQVVLGGKEVKNWQMFKLPFEQVNAALFKGKATPATPGGPVLKRGTFALTQTGDTYLDMQAYGKGCVWINGHSLGRYWEIGPQQTVYVPVEWLKKGENEVVVLELLKPEVKTLTSSPKPILSRLPSPATGKVH